A section of the Paenibacillus odorifer genome encodes:
- a CDS encoding bifunctional homocysteine S-methyltransferase/methylenetetrahydrofolate reductase has translation MKPDLRSAWGNKVLVGDGAMGTYLYQKGFPVGISYEELNLTSPGVIEDVHRSYIEAGAVLLESNTFSANYDRLSKYGLESKVEEINRAGVRIARQAAGDHGYVLGAVGSIRAGKRANLSSTELKKYFTQQIAALLEEDVDGIMLETFYDVEELHLALRTLRKISSLPVVCQLAVDETARTLDGLTLPEAFRILEGDGADVIGFNCNTGPNGMKRALKAVQGNLVLPASVYPNAGVADYVDGEYRYGASPEYFGQMAQTFAEMGCRIIGGCCGTTPQHIAEISSALKNYVPQPLPKPLPPAVERVSLQENFGDEDRDGREPNLVDLVKERHTVIVELDPPRELDIAKFMQGAEVLRRAGADALTLADNSLAVTRMSNMALGHLVHAKTGLRPLVHIACRDRNLIGTQSHLMGFDALGIDHVLAVTGDPAKFGDLPGSSSVYDLTSFEIIRMIKQLNDGVSFSGKPLKQKANFVIGAAFNPNVKHLDKAVQRLEKKIASGADYIMTQPVYDQELIVKIAEATAHLEIPVFIGVMPLASGRNAEFLHNEVPGIQLTDDVRNRMKGLEGEAGRAEGVAIAKELLDVATAHFNGIYLMTPFMFYDMSAQLMEYVWEKSGRKLSPLFR, from the coding sequence GTGAAGCCGGATTTACGTTCCGCATGGGGAAATAAAGTATTAGTCGGAGACGGAGCGATGGGGACCTACTTATATCAGAAGGGTTTCCCGGTCGGCATTTCCTATGAAGAATTAAATTTGACCTCTCCGGGGGTAATCGAAGATGTTCATCGCAGCTATATTGAGGCAGGGGCAGTGCTGCTGGAAAGCAACACCTTCTCGGCGAACTATGACAGGCTGTCCAAATATGGTCTAGAATCCAAGGTTGAGGAAATAAATCGAGCCGGGGTTAGAATCGCTCGCCAGGCTGCTGGAGATCATGGGTATGTATTAGGAGCTGTAGGATCTATTCGTGCGGGCAAACGTGCGAATCTCTCTTCCACAGAGCTGAAAAAATATTTTACACAGCAGATTGCTGCATTGCTAGAAGAGGACGTAGATGGCATTATGCTGGAAACCTTTTACGATGTTGAGGAACTGCATTTAGCTCTAAGAACGCTCCGCAAGATCAGCTCGCTTCCTGTAGTTTGCCAATTAGCTGTCGATGAAACGGCACGCACATTAGATGGATTAACTTTGCCAGAAGCCTTTCGTATTCTGGAAGGCGATGGCGCTGATGTTATCGGATTTAACTGTAACACAGGCCCGAACGGAATGAAGCGAGCGCTCAAAGCTGTACAAGGGAATCTGGTTCTGCCAGCCTCTGTGTATCCAAATGCGGGTGTGGCGGATTATGTAGACGGAGAATACCGGTACGGGGCTTCACCAGAATATTTTGGCCAAATGGCACAGACTTTCGCGGAGATGGGCTGCCGGATAATCGGTGGTTGCTGTGGTACAACTCCGCAGCATATCGCAGAAATCTCCTCTGCACTGAAGAATTATGTACCGCAACCGCTTCCTAAACCGTTGCCACCTGCAGTGGAGCGTGTATCGCTGCAAGAGAATTTTGGCGATGAGGATAGAGATGGTAGAGAGCCGAACCTGGTTGATCTGGTAAAGGAACGACATACGGTTATTGTTGAGCTTGATCCACCTCGTGAATTGGATATTGCAAAGTTTATGCAGGGCGCAGAAGTTTTGAGAAGAGCAGGCGCGGATGCGCTGACACTCGCCGACAACTCCCTGGCTGTCACACGGATGAGCAACATGGCTTTGGGACATTTGGTGCACGCTAAAACTGGACTTCGTCCGCTAGTGCATATTGCTTGCCGGGATCGTAATTTGATTGGTACTCAATCCCATTTGATGGGTTTTGATGCGCTTGGAATTGATCATGTGCTGGCTGTAACAGGTGATCCTGCGAAATTTGGAGATCTTCCCGGCTCAAGCTCGGTTTATGATTTAACCTCTTTTGAGATTATTAGAATGATCAAGCAGCTGAATGACGGGGTTTCCTTCTCAGGTAAACCTTTGAAACAGAAAGCGAATTTTGTAATCGGAGCTGCATTTAACCCGAATGTTAAACATTTGGATAAGGCAGTGCAACGTCTGGAGAAGAAAATTGCCTCTGGTGCCGACTATATTATGACCCAGCCTGTCTATGATCAGGAACTTATCGTGAAGATAGCTGAGGCAACAGCACATCTGGAAATCCCCGTATTCATTGGTGTTATGCCACTGGCAAGCGGACGTAATGCAGAGTTTCTACATAATGAGGTTCCCGGTATTCAGCTTACGGACGATGTCCGCAACCGCATGAAGGGACTTGAAGGGGAAGCTGGAAGAGCAGAAGGTGTCGCTATCGCTAAGGAACTGTTAGATGTTGCTACTGCCCATTTTAATGGAATCTATCTGATGACTCCGTTCATGTTCTATGATATGAGCGCACAGCTAATGGAGTATGTGTGGGAGAAATCAGGACGCAAATTGTCCCCCTTGTTTCGCTAG
- a CDS encoding YicC/YloC family endoribonuclease, translating into MSFSMTGYGQSSLQFGGYKIMFEVKSVNHRYCEVVLRMPRDWTGYEDVLRRKVQQHIKRGRIDVTINREHDESTVRPVLNHSAVMTYLKAAEQLKNEYGLTGELTLRDILSIPGIMDSKDEAAGAVSATLEDYSEVLEAGLEQCLQSLLEMRAREGSYLAADIEQRLNHLENMHAEMVELAPVVIIEYREKLRHRLNELNDGTFAFDEHKFGMEIAIFADRCNIDEELTRLYSHFEQCRALLKGKGPVGRKLDFLIQEMNRETNTIGSKCNHLTLVGLVLDMKAELEKIREQAANIE; encoded by the coding sequence TTGTCATTTAGCATGACCGGATACGGTCAATCGTCCCTGCAATTCGGCGGCTACAAGATTATGTTCGAAGTGAAATCGGTGAATCACCGGTACTGCGAAGTTGTACTGCGGATGCCCCGGGATTGGACGGGTTATGAGGATGTGTTGAGAAGAAAGGTTCAACAGCACATCAAACGGGGAAGAATAGATGTTACCATCAATAGAGAGCACGATGAGTCGACAGTTAGACCGGTTCTGAATCACTCTGCTGTAATGACCTATCTAAAGGCAGCAGAGCAGCTTAAGAACGAATATGGTTTGACTGGTGAGTTGACTTTACGTGATATACTTTCTATACCCGGTATTATGGACAGCAAAGACGAGGCTGCGGGTGCCGTGTCTGCGACATTAGAAGACTACTCCGAAGTATTGGAGGCGGGACTTGAGCAGTGTTTGCAGTCTCTGCTGGAGATGCGCGCCCGTGAAGGCAGTTATCTAGCCGCAGATATTGAACAGCGCCTGAACCATCTTGAGAACATGCATGCTGAAATGGTTGAACTTGCACCTGTCGTAATCATTGAATATCGTGAGAAACTTCGACATCGATTGAATGAACTAAATGATGGGACGTTCGCTTTTGATGAGCATAAATTCGGGATGGAGATCGCTATTTTTGCAGATCGCTGTAATATTGATGAAGAGTTGACCCGGTTGTATAGTCATTTCGAGCAATGCAGAGCCCTCCTGAAGGGGAAAGGACCGGTAGGACGCAAACTGGATTTTCTCATTCAGGAGATGAACCGTGAGACGAATACAATCGGATCGAAATGCAATCATCTAACTCTCGTGGGTCTTGTGCTAGATATGAAAGCAGAACTGGAGAAGATTCGAGAACAAGCTGCGAACATAGAGTAA
- the remA gene encoding extracellular matrix/biofilm regulator RemA: MAIKLINIGFGNIVSANRIISIVSPESAPIKRIIQEARDRHMLIDATYGRRTRAVIITDSDHVILSAVQPETVAHRLSSKDDDNDE, from the coding sequence ATGGCAATCAAACTTATTAACATTGGCTTTGGAAATATTGTGTCTGCCAACCGCATTATTTCTATCGTCAGTCCGGAATCTGCACCAATCAAACGTATTATCCAGGAGGCACGTGATCGGCATATGTTGATCGACGCCACCTATGGCCGACGGACTCGTGCCGTAATCATTACAGATAGTGATCATGTCATCCTATCGGCTGTACAGCCGGAGACTGTGGCGCATCGCTTATCCAGTAAAGATGACGACAACGACGAATAA
- the gmk gene encoding guanylate kinase, whose product MSKGLLIILSGPSGVGKGTVCTALRPKMPELVYSVSATTRSPRAGEEDGVNYFFKSKEEFMTMIEADQLLEYAEYVGNYYGTPRDFVERTLNSGKDIILEIEVQGALKVKEKFPEGIFVFLLPPSMDELKDRIRGRGTEHPDVIDHRMTVAEDEINLMQHYDYAVVNDEIDLACKRIESIIIAEHCKVR is encoded by the coding sequence ATGTCAAAAGGATTGCTCATCATATTATCCGGACCTTCCGGCGTGGGTAAAGGTACTGTTTGTACTGCACTACGTCCGAAGATGCCCGAACTTGTCTACTCAGTTTCTGCTACTACTCGCAGTCCGCGTGCGGGTGAGGAAGATGGCGTCAACTATTTTTTCAAAAGCAAAGAGGAATTTATGACAATGATCGAAGCCGATCAATTGCTTGAATACGCGGAGTACGTAGGTAATTATTACGGTACTCCCCGTGATTTTGTAGAGAGAACTCTCAATAGCGGCAAAGACATTATTCTCGAAATTGAGGTTCAAGGAGCTCTCAAAGTCAAAGAGAAATTTCCTGAAGGGATTTTTGTGTTCCTTCTTCCTCCATCCATGGACGAGTTGAAGGACCGCATTCGCGGACGGGGTACTGAGCATCCAGATGTGATCGATCACCGCATGACTGTAGCGGAAGATGAGATCAACTTAATGCAGCATTATGATTATGCTGTTGTGAATGATGAGATTGATCTGGCTTGTAAGAGAATAGAAAGCATTATTATCGCCGAACATTGTAAAGTCAGATAA
- the rpoZ gene encoding DNA-directed RNA polymerase subunit omega, protein MLYPSIDEMMTKVDSKYSLVVAAARRARQLREGGKTDVKNPRSHKFVGVALEEIYEDRITLTRGEE, encoded by the coding sequence GTGCTATATCCATCCATTGATGAAATGATGACTAAGGTTGACAGTAAGTATTCGCTCGTTGTCGCTGCTGCACGTCGTGCTAGACAATTGCGTGAGGGTGGCAAGACAGATGTGAAGAATCCTAGATCGCATAAATTTGTTGGTGTTGCTCTTGAGGAAATTTACGAAGATCGCATTACTCTAACCCGCGGTGAAGAGTAG
- the coaBC gene encoding bifunctional phosphopantothenoylcysteine decarboxylase/phosphopantothenate--cysteine ligase CoaBC, whose translation MLKSLKGKTILLGITGGIAAYKAASLTSKLVQKGAEVHVIMTASAKQFITELTLQSLSKQRVYSDTFQERDPSSISHIDLADAADLVLVAPATANIIAKMAHGIADDMLSTTLLATTAPIMVAPAMNVHMYQHPAVLNNLNILASRGIHFIEPGEGLLACGYVGKGRLEEPEAIVSVVENFFAHQASVASKPLAGKKIVITAGGTVERIDPVRYISNDSSGKMGFALARAARAMGAEVTLIAARTDEAPPQEPEISVIRVQSAQEMYEAVTALWDSCDIMIKAAAVSDYRPKHSEPSKIKKSGETMTLELVKTTDILETLGKTKNKQFLVGFAAETGNTEFYAKDKLVRKNCDLIVANNVAAAGAGFGADTNIVSIYDVNGLVLELPQLSKDEVARHLLTLVAERITGASL comes from the coding sequence ATGTTGAAGAGCTTGAAGGGGAAGACTATTTTACTTGGGATCACAGGAGGAATTGCTGCTTATAAAGCGGCGTCCTTGACCAGTAAGCTTGTCCAAAAAGGAGCCGAGGTTCATGTCATTATGACAGCTTCGGCGAAGCAGTTCATTACAGAATTAACTCTACAGTCACTATCGAAGCAACGAGTATATAGCGATACATTCCAGGAGAGAGATCCATCCTCCATTTCACATATTGATCTGGCAGATGCTGCGGATCTTGTGCTGGTAGCACCCGCAACCGCAAATATAATTGCCAAAATGGCACACGGTATCGCCGATGATATGTTATCTACTACACTGCTTGCTACTACGGCTCCTATTATGGTTGCACCAGCTATGAATGTTCATATGTATCAGCATCCAGCTGTACTTAATAATTTGAATATTCTCGCTAGCCGAGGCATTCATTTTATTGAGCCTGGTGAAGGACTGCTGGCATGTGGATACGTTGGCAAAGGTCGGCTAGAAGAGCCAGAGGCTATTGTGAGTGTGGTTGAGAATTTTTTTGCACACCAAGCTAGCGTCGCATCCAAACCTCTTGCGGGTAAAAAAATCGTCATCACAGCGGGTGGAACGGTAGAACGGATTGATCCAGTGCGTTATATCTCCAATGATTCATCCGGTAAAATGGGCTTCGCGCTAGCACGTGCTGCACGTGCAATGGGTGCTGAGGTAACGTTGATTGCTGCGCGTACAGATGAGGCTCCTCCACAGGAACCAGAGATTTCAGTCATTCGTGTTCAATCTGCACAGGAAATGTATGAAGCAGTTACCGCACTGTGGGACAGCTGCGACATTATGATCAAGGCGGCTGCTGTATCGGATTACCGTCCGAAGCATAGTGAGCCTTCCAAGATTAAAAAAAGCGGAGAGACGATGACGCTTGAGCTTGTGAAGACAACGGATATTCTGGAAACACTCGGTAAGACCAAAAACAAGCAGTTTTTGGTCGGCTTTGCTGCGGAAACGGGCAATACGGAATTTTATGCTAAGGACAAGCTGGTCCGCAAAAACTGCGATCTCATCGTTGCTAACAATGTAGCGGCTGCAGGAGCCGGATTTGGAGCGGATACGAATATCGTTTCGATATATGATGTGAATGGATTGGTGCTTGAATTGCCACAATTGTCGAAGGATGAGGTTGCTCGTCATTTGCTGACGCTCGTGGCAGAGCGGATTACTGGAGCTTCATTATAA
- the priA gene encoding primosomal protein N' has protein sequence MDIAKVIVDVPVRSTDRPFDYSIPESLKLWIEVGSRVAVPFGHRTVQGFVVSLESGETLVSPSLKPIQEVLDLLPPLSPELVELADWMSKRYACRRISALQAMLPTALKGKAERLISLGDVQEETAFPEDELFPMFADTGDEERLITEFIGRSGEVSMKQLTRAFPEAAETVKFMLRRGVLIESQSIKDKMGKKKLKAVDLAIGVTAAREALNKFPKKSARQKEVLSFLVDMEATLPMALKEVLSALQVTASTVKALEEKGFIEISEIEVYRDPYQGRDFKPTTPLPLTAEQEVVYTRISRTLEEQLHEVFLLHGVTGSGKTEIYLQCIKRCLDQGRQAVVLVPEIALTPQMVERFKGRFGSGVAVMHSRLSVGERYDEWRKIREGKATVAVGARSAVFAPFSNLGLIIMDEEHETSYKQEENPKYHARDAAIRRAEQCGAAVILGSATPSLESYHAARSQSDIHFSPVLLEMPTRALGNELPKVNVVDMREELKEGNRSMFSRKLHSALEERLERGEQTVLLLNRRGFSTFVMCRSCGYVAGCPECDISLTYHSRSDNLRCHYCGHAEPAPKLCPECGSEHIRFFGTGTQRVEEELGKLFPGIRVIRMDVDTTTEKGSHEKLLNQFRDKKADVLLGTQMVAKGLDFPDVTLVGVITADSALNLPDFRAAEKTFQLLTQVAGRAGRHQLPGEVVVQSYTPEHYSIIHASGHDYLSFVREELKHRRGLHYPPYCRLILVTLSHEQLPLLLRMAENYALNLQGKARQLRWYGSLDKLTSDVLDLLGPVASPIPRLKGRYRFQCMIKWRGAIDVIGLVRQVAEELEDSVRDTGLQISIDVDPQMLM, from the coding sequence ATGGATATCGCCAAGGTCATTGTGGATGTGCCTGTACGCAGCACTGACCGGCCATTTGATTATAGTATTCCAGAATCCCTGAAGTTATGGATTGAAGTGGGCAGTCGGGTAGCCGTTCCGTTTGGGCACCGGACAGTCCAAGGTTTTGTAGTATCTTTAGAATCAGGCGAGACCCTAGTGAGTCCTAGCCTGAAGCCTATTCAAGAAGTGTTGGATTTGCTTCCGCCTTTATCTCCTGAATTAGTTGAGCTTGCGGACTGGATGAGTAAAAGATATGCATGTAGACGAATTTCAGCACTGCAGGCGATGTTGCCCACCGCTCTAAAAGGGAAGGCAGAACGGCTGATTTCACTTGGAGATGTGCAGGAAGAGACAGCATTTCCAGAGGATGAATTGTTCCCAATGTTTGCCGACACAGGGGATGAGGAACGACTAATCACAGAATTTATTGGACGTAGTGGCGAAGTTTCCATGAAGCAGCTTACTCGTGCATTTCCTGAGGCTGCTGAGACGGTGAAGTTCATGCTGCGGCGTGGAGTACTTATAGAGAGTCAATCCATTAAGGATAAAATGGGTAAGAAAAAGCTCAAGGCAGTCGATCTGGCGATAGGTGTCACTGCTGCCCGTGAGGCATTGAACAAATTCCCGAAAAAATCCGCACGCCAGAAGGAAGTTCTGAGCTTTTTAGTTGATATGGAAGCTACACTCCCTATGGCCCTTAAAGAAGTTTTGTCTGCACTCCAAGTAACGGCAAGTACTGTAAAGGCCTTGGAGGAAAAAGGTTTTATCGAGATCAGTGAAATTGAAGTCTATCGCGATCCTTATCAAGGACGAGATTTTAAACCTACCACACCTCTACCGCTTACAGCGGAACAAGAGGTCGTATATACAAGAATTTCTCGAACCTTAGAGGAGCAGCTTCACGAAGTATTTCTGCTTCATGGAGTTACGGGTAGTGGTAAGACAGAGATCTATTTGCAATGTATTAAACGCTGTTTAGATCAGGGCAGACAGGCTGTTGTTCTTGTGCCAGAGATTGCTTTAACACCACAAATGGTGGAGCGGTTTAAGGGGCGGTTCGGCAGCGGGGTCGCGGTTATGCATAGCCGGCTGTCTGTTGGTGAGCGATACGATGAGTGGCGTAAAATCCGTGAAGGAAAGGCCACAGTCGCTGTAGGCGCAAGATCGGCCGTGTTTGCTCCTTTCTCCAACCTAGGGTTGATTATTATGGATGAAGAACATGAGACCTCTTATAAACAGGAGGAGAATCCGAAATATCATGCCCGTGATGCTGCTATTCGTAGAGCAGAGCAGTGTGGGGCAGCTGTGATTCTTGGATCTGCCACGCCTTCGCTGGAAAGCTATCATGCTGCAAGATCGCAGAGTGATATTCATTTTTCACCGGTACTGCTGGAGATGCCTACCCGTGCGCTTGGAAATGAACTTCCAAAGGTGAACGTAGTAGACATGCGGGAAGAGCTTAAAGAAGGCAACCGTTCGATGTTCAGCCGAAAGCTTCATTCAGCACTGGAAGAGAGGCTGGAACGCGGAGAACAGACGGTGCTGCTGCTTAACCGTAGAGGTTTCTCAACCTTTGTCATGTGTCGTAGCTGTGGTTACGTAGCCGGTTGTCCAGAATGTGATATCTCACTAACGTATCATAGCCGTAGTGACAATTTGCGTTGTCATTATTGCGGACATGCTGAACCAGCACCTAAGCTTTGTCCGGAGTGTGGTAGTGAGCATATCCGGTTTTTCGGAACGGGTACACAGCGGGTGGAGGAAGAGCTTGGTAAGCTATTCCCAGGCATACGAGTGATTCGTATGGATGTGGACACAACAACAGAAAAGGGCTCGCATGAGAAGCTGCTGAACCAATTTAGAGACAAAAAAGCGGATGTTCTCCTGGGCACTCAGATGGTAGCAAAGGGACTGGATTTTCCAGATGTCACTCTTGTTGGTGTAATCACAGCAGATTCAGCTTTGAACCTGCCCGATTTTCGCGCAGCAGAGAAGACATTCCAATTGCTTACACAAGTTGCAGGCAGAGCAGGCCGGCACCAGCTTCCAGGCGAAGTGGTCGTTCAGTCCTATACGCCAGAGCATTATTCTATTATTCATGCCAGCGGACATGACTATCTCTCTTTTGTACGTGAAGAGCTGAAGCATCGCAGAGGCCTCCATTATCCGCCATATTGCAGACTCATCCTGGTCACATTGTCTCATGAACAGCTGCCGCTTCTACTGCGGATGGCAGAGAATTATGCTCTGAATCTTCAGGGAAAGGCCAGACAGCTAAGGTGGTATGGAAGTCTCGATAAGCTAACCAGCGATGTGTTAGATCTGTTGGGTCCTGTGGCATCACCTATCCCTCGATTAAAGGGTAGATATAGATTCCAGTGTATGATAAAATGGCGCGGCGCCATCGATGTGATTGGACTTGTCCGCCAAGTGGCTGAAGAGTTAGAGGATTCTGTGCGGGATACCGGTCTTCAGATCAGCATTGATGTGGATCCGCAGATGTTGATGTAA
- the def gene encoding peptide deformylase: protein MAIRLIVKEPDEVLHKKAKEVAVVTPNVKKLLDDMAHTMYDAEGVGLAAPQVGILKRLIVVDADEEHGLIKMINPEIISMEGEQLGPEGCLSIPGLNGDVRRAETVTVRGLNREGKEITITGSGLLARAFQHEIDHLNGVLFTDIAEKVYEMTANETEE from the coding sequence ATGGCTATACGTTTGATCGTTAAAGAACCAGATGAAGTATTGCACAAAAAAGCTAAAGAAGTAGCTGTAGTTACTCCTAATGTTAAAAAATTGCTGGATGATATGGCACATACGATGTATGACGCTGAAGGAGTAGGGCTGGCGGCACCCCAAGTCGGAATTTTGAAACGTCTAATTGTGGTGGATGCGGATGAAGAGCATGGATTGATCAAAATGATTAACCCTGAAATCATCAGCATGGAAGGTGAACAGCTAGGACCAGAAGGATGTCTTAGTATTCCTGGCTTGAATGGTGATGTTCGCCGTGCGGAGACTGTAACTGTACGTGGCCTTAACCGTGAGGGAAAAGAGATTACGATAACCGGCAGTGGTTTACTTGCCCGGGCTTTTCAGCATGAGATTGACCATTTGAATGGAGTTCTATTTACAGATATCGCTGAAAAAGTATACGAGATGACTGCTAACGAGACTGAGGAGTGA
- the fmt gene encoding methionyl-tRNA formyltransferase: MKIVFMGTPAFAVPSLQMLVDEGYEVVAVITQPDRPQGRKKILAPSPVKEAALALGLPVLQPERMRRPEAVAELAAYEPDLIVTAAYGQILPKAVLDLPRNGCVNVHGSLLPKYRGGAPIQRSIINGEKVTGVTLMYMAEGLDTGDMISRVEVAIEDGDTSGTLFEKLSLAGRDLLKSEMPRLVSGKVQAVQQDDSEATYAPNLNREDERLDWNASSRDNYNRIRGLVPFSGAFTLWNGETFKAWASKLPEAQKASDSAPGTVLSVTERGVEVKTGDGSLLLTTVQPAGKKAMSAADFSRGAVMKPGTVLG, translated from the coding sequence ATGAAGATTGTATTCATGGGAACTCCAGCTTTTGCGGTGCCAAGCTTGCAAATGCTGGTAGATGAAGGCTATGAAGTTGTAGCTGTCATCACCCAACCAGATCGTCCGCAGGGGAGAAAAAAGATCTTGGCTCCTTCACCAGTTAAGGAAGCCGCATTAGCTCTCGGATTACCTGTGCTTCAGCCAGAACGCATGCGTCGTCCTGAGGCAGTCGCCGAGCTGGCAGCATATGAGCCGGATTTGATCGTCACGGCTGCTTATGGTCAAATTTTGCCTAAAGCTGTGTTGGACTTACCGCGGAATGGTTGTGTGAATGTACACGGTTCGTTGCTTCCTAAATATCGGGGAGGTGCTCCGATTCAGCGCAGTATCATCAATGGTGAGAAAGTGACCGGCGTTACTTTGATGTATATGGCTGAGGGGCTGGATACCGGTGACATGATCTCTCGTGTCGAAGTGGCTATTGAGGATGGGGATACCTCTGGAACTCTTTTTGAGAAGCTGAGCCTGGCTGGACGAGATCTGTTAAAGTCTGAAATGCCACGTTTAGTAAGCGGAAAAGTTCAAGCTGTTCAGCAAGACGATAGTGAGGCAACTTATGCCCCTAACCTTAATCGCGAGGATGAACGCTTGGATTGGAACGCTAGCTCACGTGACAACTATAATCGAATTCGTGGATTAGTTCCTTTTTCCGGCGCATTTACGCTCTGGAATGGTGAGACCTTTAAAGCTTGGGCTTCTAAGCTGCCTGAAGCGCAGAAAGCAAGTGATAGTGCTCCAGGAACGGTGCTTTCTGTAACTGAACGAGGTGTCGAAGTGAAGACAGGTGACGGAAGTCTGCTGCTGACAACGGTTCAACCTGCTGGCAAAAAAGCAATGAGTGCGGCCGATTTTAGCCGTGGTGCTGTTATGAAGCCAGGGACGGTGTTAGGTTGA